A single window of Aspergillus oryzae RIB40 DNA, chromosome 8 DNA harbors:
- a CDS encoding uncharacterized protein (predicted protein), whose protein sequence is MSSGTPIGSGPVVSMTPPYRCWAPAPLCQTIGEIDFYTDSPKDYDRLARHRKAWTWLLPHHKRVQVVSNLFTILFHGVPRDWFSKQSPENSEAGEAIIKAMTPSNAVGKKWKGSLMVSLHRAEDANRLLRGLFYLRSQTLRTELFDPSGRLTQCLQCQRYGHVQRGCTFSIRRLYCGEQHRKGDCPQTKVTPDRFTCATCKGPNLAYEKMCPTRLQAAAEADYTRKHKPKYFPEPARPVTSLPIGPPPLTSNPSGDSEQPEEPEPEPAESSAETRKKAKKVVETSLTTTPTPLPEGAQRNLRRRAITYAHEVCLVNSATSDHSESTEPESDQREPSGTISQADSSEQSEESNPSGRSDTDAPSAPKNSELDRDANLEIPDREEVQQCSALDTDTRPEQQTPISPFSSPKKRRSTRLQEEPIKRRKTTGPREIPQPTPEQWRNPSRLDPQAESRTCRSYVGIGTDRQLKTTDQRKTHQTKCPQGARGGDGADRRVPSSAPAPARLRSTRNATRLTGAYAPPLQGPSGLEFTAQAKAKLLSQMFFPPPPPVNLDDIRNYKYPEPLQNPGITQSEMLQSINRPREDKDPCPDDITDRFLQVTADLVALILTEIYNESLRQVHCPTHFRKARTVALRKPGRDGYSKPKSYRPIALLNTIAKVLEGIMALRLSYFAEEYKLLPDNHFRGRKGQGTETALHSDGNHQQSMETRPNRVSTAPRQFRSLRQRLTPTAPAQPPQTTNPIRNQLPEVSCPESMIDTGIPRRSPVSPILYLFYHADMINADEETKTSDTLTTLQWPGTGGKLLNSTEGLSQYLRTVVTDTRLGVVLDRQFDFQTHLQQIDTKCSQGLRAITLLGRSKWGPSLEDKRQVYNACVTPVALYGASVWQHPGAPKKKGMHDRQLRSLVAIQRRAGHSISGGFKVVSRDAFDAELHLLPITQRLRRNRLTALTRIAATPAYQRILRQRAFSQNQALHSALEITTAFIVPRGGNYPMWR, encoded by the exons ATGAGTAGTGGGACTCCCATCGGATCCGGACCGGTGGTTTCTATGACACCGCCGTACCGCTGCTGGGCGCCCGCCCCTCTGTGCCAGACTAT CGGAGAGATCGACTTCTACACCGACAGCCCAAAGGATTATGACCGGCTGGCCCGACACCGGAAGGCGTGGACGTGGCTCCTCCCGCACCACAAACGCGTCCAGGTCGTTAGCAACCTATTCACAATCCTGTTCCACGGGGTTCCGCGAGACTGGTTCTCCAAGCAGAGTCCGGAAAACAGCGAGGCCGGAGAGGCCATTATAAAGGCAATGACGCCAAG CAACGCCGTGGGAAAGAAGTGGAAAGGGTCCCTGATGGTCAGCCTCCACCGCGCCGAGGACGCCAACCGACTGCTGCGAGGTTTATTCTACCTGCGGAGTCAAACCCTACGGACCGAGTTGTTCGATCCCAGTGGACGTCTGACGCAGTGCTTGCAATGCCAACGTTATGGACACGTCCAGCGCGGCTGCACCTTCTCCATTCGACGCCTGTACTGCGGTGAACAACACCGGAAAGGTGACTGTCCCCAAACCAAGGTAACCCCCGATCGTTTTACATGCGCCACCTGCAAAGGCCCTAATCTTGCCTACGAAAAGATGTGCCCGACACGACTCCAAGCGGCTGCCGAAGCCGACTATACCAGAAAGCACAAGCCGAAATACTTTCCCGAACCAGCGCGGCCGGTGACGTCCCTGCCTATTGGACCTCCGCCGCTGACATCCAATCCCAGCGGGGACTCTGAGCAGCCGGAGGAACCCGAACCCGAACCCGCCGAATCCAGCGCGGAGACGCggaagaaagccaagaaggtgGTGGAGACCAGTCTCACAACCACACCAACGCCACTGCCGGAAGGCGCACAGCGAAATCTGCGTCGACGAGCGATCACCTACGCCCACGAGGTCTGCCTGGTCAACTCGGCCACCTCGGACCACTCAGAAAGCACCGAGCCGGAATCAGACCAGAGAGAACCGTCAGGGACGATCTCCCAAGCCGACAGCTCCGAGCAGTCCGAAGAATCCAATCCGTCCGGGCGATCGGACACAGATGCGCCGTCAGCCCCGAAGAACTCGGAGTTAGACAGAGATGCCAACTTAGAGATCCCAGACCGAGAGGAGGTCCAGCAATGCTCGGCCTTGGACACGGACACACGACCCGAACAGCAAACGCCCATTTCCCCGTTTAGCAGCCCGAAGAAACGACGATCAACGCGCCTCCAGGAGGAACCAATCAAACGCCGAAAAACCACAGGCCCGAGAGAAATACCCCAGCCAACGCCTGAACAATGGCGAAATCCGAGCAGGCTGGACCCCCAGGCGGAAAGCCGAACATGCAGGTCGTATGTCGGCATTGGGACTGACCGGCAATTGAAGACCACTGACCAGCGTAAAACACACCAGACGAAATGTCCACAAGGGGCAAGGGGAGGGGACGGGGCCGACCGACGCGTCCCCAGCTCCGCCCCCGCCCCCGCCCGACTCCGGTCCACCAGGAACGCTACGCGTCTTACCGGGGCGTACGCACCACCTCTGCAGGGACCGAGCGGGCTCGAGTTTACGGCACAGGCAAAAGCGAAACTGCTGTCCCAGATGTTCTtcccgccaccaccacccgTAAACCTCGACGATATCAGGAACTACAAATACCCGGAACCGCTGCAGAATCCCGGCATTACCCAGAGCGAAATGCTACAGTCGATCAACAGACCACGGGAGGACAAAGACCCTTGCCCAGACGATATCACCGACCGGTTCCTCCAAGTCACGGCGGACCTGGTCGCACTGATTCTGACAGAAATCTACAACGAATCGCTGCGGCAAGTCCATTGCCCGACACACTTCCGGAAAGCACGTACCGTTGCCCTGCGCAAACCGGGCAGAGACGGCTACTCGAAACCGAAATCATACCGGCCTATCGCGCTCCTAAACACAATCGCTAAGGTGCTCGAAGGGATTATGGCCCTACGGCTATCGTACTTCGCAGAAGAATATAAACTTCTCCCAGACAATCACTTTCGCGGACGGAAGGGACAGGGCACCGAGACAGCACTTCACAGTGATGGAAATCATCAGCAGAGCATGGAAACGAGGCCTAACCGCGTCAGCACTGCTCCTAGACAATTTAGGAGCCTTCGACAACGTCTCACACCAACAGCTCCTGCACAACCTCCGCAAACGACGAATCCCATCCGTAATC AACTTCCAGAGGTCTCCTGTCCAGAATCGATGATTGACACCGGAATCCCCCGAAGATCGCCGGTGTCCCCGATTCTCTACCTGTTCTACCACGCGGATATGATTAACGCAGAtgaagaaacgaaaacaTCGGATACATTGACGACGCTACAATG GCCCGGCACCGGCGGAAAACTGCTGAACTCTACGGAAGGCCTTTCTCAATACCTGCGAACCGTGGTCACGGACACACGCCTTGGAGTAGTGCTAGACAGACAGTTCGACTTTCAGACACATCTACAGCAGATCGATACCAAATGCAGTCAGGGGCTACGGGCAATCACATTGTTGGGACGTTCGAAATGGGGTCCGTCCCTGGAGGACAAGCGGCAGGTATACAACGCGTGCGTAACACCCGTGGCACTCTACGGGGCTTCCGTTTGGCAGCACCCAGGGGcccccaagaagaaagggatgcACGACAGGCAGCTGCGATCACTGGTCGCTATTCAACGACGGGCCGGACACAGCATCTCAGGCGGCTTCAAGGTCGTCAGCAGGGACGCATTCGACGCAGAGCTCCACCTACTACCCATAACCCAACGGCTCCGAAGAAACCGCCTGACCGCGCTGACCAGAATTGCCGCAACCCCCGCATACCAACGAATCCTTAGGCAGCGCGCTTTCAGCCAGAACCAAGCTCTACATTCCGCGCTGGAG ATCACAACCGCATTTATCGTGCCCCGTGGTGGAAACTACCCCATGTGGAGATAG